A portion of the Bacillus sp. es.034 genome contains these proteins:
- a CDS encoding Gmad2 immunoglobulin-like domain-containing protein translates to MMKRVVLFLTVITAFGLAACTQPQQEEKEKPMVTEQEPAPTSEDNSPTVYQNESFKEVVVTQTEDEVLVTGKAQVFEGVFQYALYDEDEVVDENNYQTEGAPAWGEFTLSFKKEILTTDDMRLELFFYSAKDGSKTNVLEIPISTDG, encoded by the coding sequence ATGATGAAGAGAGTGGTTTTGTTTTTAACGGTGATCACGGCGTTCGGACTGGCTGCTTGTACTCAGCCACAACAGGAAGAAAAGGAAAAACCAATGGTGACAGAGCAGGAGCCTGCTCCAACCAGTGAAGACAACTCCCCAACCGTTTATCAAAACGAATCCTTTAAAGAGGTGGTCGTCACTCAAACGGAAGATGAGGTTTTGGTAACGGGGAAGGCACAGGTATTTGAAGGGGTCTTTCAATACGCGCTTTATGATGAGGATGAAGTGGTGGATGAAAACAACTATCAAACAGAGGGTGCACCTGCCTGGGGTGAGTTTACCCTATCCTTTAAAAAAGAGATCCTCACGACAGATGACATGAGGCTGGAATTATTTTTTTACTCAGCAAAAGATGGTTCGAAAACGAATGTGTTGGAGATTCCGATTTCAACGGATGGATGA
- the katG gene encoding catalase/peroxidase HPI codes for MEKENRPDQKDHSAASGECPFTHHKDSAITTTTAPGGTTNKEWWPNMLNLSILRQHDRKANPMGEDFNYKEEFAKLDYDALKQDLHNLMTDSQDWWPADYGHYGPFFIRMSWHAAGTYRETDGRGGGSSGSQRFAPLNSWPDNVNLDKARRLLWPIKQKYGNMISWADLLVLTGNVALESMGLKTFGFGAGREDIWHPEEDVYWGNEKEWLADNRYSGDRELENPLAAVQMGLIYVNPEGPNGEPDPLGSARDIRDTFGRMGMNDYETVALIAGGHTFGKAHGAGDAELVGDDPEAADIENQGLGWISSYRSGKGRDTISSGVDGAWTTNPTKWDNGYFDLLFGYEWEKTKSAAGASQWTPVGMTEEHMAPDAEDPSIKVKTMMTTADMALRMDPDYEKISRNFHENPEEFADAFSRAWFKLLHRDMGPKARYWGPEVPDEELIWQDPVPAVDYDLSDSEVASLKEKILDTGLTVSELVKTAWASASTYRGSDMRGGANGARIRLAPQKDWEVNEPQQLEKVLGVYEDLQSKLDKKVSLADLIVLGGNAGVEKAARDAGFNVTVPFSPGRGDATAENTDDESFGVLEPVSDGFRNYQKQEYAVSPEEMLVDKSQLLGLTAPEMTVLIGGMRSLGANYGGTDHGVFTDRVGTLNTDFFVNLLDMGIEWKPTGFNQYEGRDRKTGEVVRTATRFDLVFGSNSVLRALAEVYALNDNQEKFVRDFVAAWAKVMDADRFDLR; via the coding sequence ATGGAAAAAGAGAATCGCCCTGATCAAAAGGATCACTCCGCAGCATCTGGAGAATGTCCATTCACTCATCACAAGGATAGCGCCATCACGACAACGACGGCTCCCGGAGGCACGACGAATAAAGAATGGTGGCCGAACATGCTGAACCTGAGCATCCTTCGCCAGCACGACCGGAAAGCGAATCCGATGGGGGAAGACTTCAACTATAAAGAAGAATTCGCGAAGCTTGATTACGACGCATTGAAGCAGGACCTTCACAATCTGATGACAGACAGCCAGGATTGGTGGCCGGCAGATTACGGTCATTACGGTCCCTTCTTCATCCGTATGTCTTGGCACGCAGCAGGTACATACCGCGAAACGGACGGTCGCGGAGGCGGTTCATCAGGTTCCCAGCGTTTTGCTCCACTCAACAGCTGGCCGGATAACGTCAACCTCGATAAAGCCCGCCGCCTGTTATGGCCGATCAAGCAAAAGTACGGCAACATGATTTCATGGGCAGACCTCCTCGTCCTTACAGGGAACGTCGCCCTTGAATCCATGGGCTTGAAGACCTTCGGATTCGGTGCCGGTCGCGAAGACATCTGGCATCCGGAAGAAGACGTATACTGGGGAAATGAGAAAGAATGGCTGGCTGACAACCGTTACTCCGGTGACCGCGAGCTTGAAAATCCACTCGCTGCCGTCCAGATGGGGCTCATCTACGTGAACCCGGAAGGCCCGAACGGCGAACCGGATCCACTGGGAAGTGCCCGTGATATCCGTGACACATTCGGACGCATGGGGATGAACGATTATGAAACCGTCGCCCTGATCGCAGGCGGTCACACATTCGGGAAGGCCCATGGTGCGGGTGATGCCGAGCTTGTCGGAGACGACCCTGAAGCGGCCGACATTGAAAACCAAGGCCTCGGCTGGATCAGCTCATACCGAAGCGGAAAAGGCCGCGACACAATTTCAAGCGGTGTCGACGGTGCCTGGACGACGAATCCGACGAAGTGGGATAACGGCTACTTCGACCTTCTATTCGGCTACGAGTGGGAGAAAACGAAGAGTGCAGCCGGCGCTTCCCAATGGACACCGGTCGGCATGACGGAAGAACATATGGCGCCGGACGCCGAAGATCCATCCATCAAAGTGAAAACGATGATGACAACGGCAGATATGGCGCTCCGCATGGATCCTGATTATGAAAAAATCTCCCGTAATTTCCATGAAAATCCGGAAGAGTTCGCCGACGCCTTCTCCCGTGCCTGGTTCAAATTGCTTCACCGCGACATGGGCCCGAAAGCAAGATACTGGGGTCCGGAAGTTCCGGATGAAGAGTTGATTTGGCAGGATCCCGTTCCGGCAGTGGATTATGATCTTTCCGACAGTGAAGTCGCTTCGTTGAAGGAAAAAATCCTGGACACAGGCTTAACCGTAAGCGAGCTCGTGAAAACCGCATGGGCATCCGCCAGCACGTACCGCGGTTCCGACATGCGCGGTGGTGCGAACGGTGCCCGCATCCGTCTGGCTCCTCAGAAGGACTGGGAAGTGAACGAGCCGCAGCAGCTTGAGAAAGTCCTTGGTGTCTACGAAGATCTTCAAAGCAAGCTTGATAAAAAAGTCAGCCTTGCCGACCTGATCGTATTAGGCGGAAATGCAGGAGTTGAAAAAGCCGCCCGTGATGCCGGATTCAACGTAACCGTTCCATTTTCACCTGGACGCGGGGACGCAACGGCTGAGAATACCGACGACGAGAGCTTCGGCGTTTTGGAGCCCGTATCAGATGGCTTCCGCAACTATCAGAAGCAGGAATACGCCGTCAGCCCGGAAGAAATGCTTGTGGACAAATCGCAGTTGCTCGGACTGACCGCTCCTGAAATGACCGTCCTGATCGGCGGCATGCGTTCCCTAGGTGCCAACTACGGCGGAACGGATCATGGCGTATTCACCGACCGCGTCGGTACCCTGAACACCGACTTCTTCGTCAACCTGTTGGATATGGGCATCGAATGGAAACCGACCGGCTTCAATCAGTATGAAGGCCGTGACCGCAAGACAGGTGAAGTCGTGAGAACCGCTACGCGCTTTGACCTTGTGTTCGGTTCCAATTCCGTGCTGCGTGCCTTGGCTGAAGTATACGCGCTGAATGATAATCAAGAAAAATTCGTCCGTGACTTTGTTGCCGCGTGGGCGAAAGTAATGGATGCTGATCGGTTTGATTTGAGATAA
- a CDS encoding helix-turn-helix domain-containing protein, whose translation MTQIDTDLFLHPVRMRIIQHLSKGAATVHELKEWMTDVPQATLYRHLNRLTKNNIIHIVDERKIRGAVEKTYAMQEDNPYMTVEELEQLPGEEHLKLFMTFLSSVTGQARNYLLDDPDPARDFFGYNQLDLYVTPDELKELTAGMNELLSKFKSNRPTEENEKISLIQMLIPEPKGRDHT comes from the coding sequence ATGACCCAAATAGATACCGACCTATTCCTCCATCCGGTCCGGATGCGGATCATACAGCATCTCTCCAAAGGAGCGGCGACGGTACATGAGCTGAAGGAATGGATGACAGATGTCCCCCAGGCCACCCTTTACCGGCATTTGAATCGGCTGACGAAGAATAACATCATTCATATCGTCGATGAACGGAAAATCCGTGGTGCCGTCGAGAAAACCTATGCCATGCAAGAAGACAATCCCTATATGACAGTTGAAGAATTGGAGCAGCTGCCAGGCGAAGAACATCTTAAATTGTTCATGACCTTCCTATCCTCCGTGACAGGACAGGCAAGAAACTATCTTCTGGACGACCCGGATCCTGCCCGTGATTTCTTCGGATATAACCAGCTGGACCTTTACGTGACACCCGACGAGCTCAAAGAGTTGACGGCAGGCATGAATGAACTTCTGAGCAAATTCAAATCGAACAGACCGACGGAGGAAAACGAAAAGATTTCCCTTATCCAAATGCTTATCCCAGAACCCAAAGGACGTGACCATACATGA
- a CDS encoding phosphatidylserine decarboxylase: MIRTKFYRKVFELNGHPIIAKGLRSFAQSKMSRPFIASFAKVYKLNMEEATRGLRDYGTLHDIFTRELKPDARPVADSPDAFVSPCDAYLSVVDDLTPESTFMVKGQDYTVEELLGSAEKAAPYAGGKVLIFYLSPTDYHRVHVPIDASVEEVYTLGRHADPVNELGLTHGVRPLTRNYRLVSRFDVAGSPLAHVMVGALNVNSIVRTNKSDVVHRGDPYGYFSFGSTVVVCVPQGKFSFTREKGPVKMGEEIGKWHS; this comes from the coding sequence ATGATCAGAACGAAATTTTACCGAAAAGTATTCGAACTGAACGGCCATCCCATCATCGCCAAAGGATTACGCTCGTTCGCTCAATCGAAGATGAGCAGACCGTTTATCGCTTCTTTTGCCAAAGTCTATAAGCTGAACATGGAGGAAGCCACGCGTGGACTCCGTGACTACGGCACCCTTCATGATATTTTCACACGGGAACTAAAGCCGGATGCGCGACCGGTCGCCGATTCTCCGGATGCATTCGTCAGCCCGTGCGACGCTTATTTATCCGTCGTCGACGACTTGACCCCTGAGAGCACATTCATGGTCAAAGGTCAGGATTATACGGTGGAAGAACTGCTGGGTTCTGCTGAGAAAGCTGCCCCGTATGCCGGCGGAAAGGTTCTCATCTTTTACCTGAGCCCGACCGATTATCACCGGGTCCACGTGCCGATCGATGCGAGTGTTGAGGAAGTCTACACACTTGGGAGACACGCCGATCCTGTGAACGAGCTCGGACTCACGCACGGTGTCCGTCCCCTTACCCGGAATTACCGCCTCGTCTCCCGCTTTGATGTGGCAGGATCTCCTCTTGCCCACGTCATGGTCGGGGCGCTGAATGTGAACTCGATCGTCCGGACGAATAAGAGTGACGTCGTTCACCGGGGAGATCCGTACGGGTACTTTTCATTTGGATCGACGGTCGTGGTTTGTGTACCACAAGGAAAGTTCAGCTTCACCCGGGAAAAAGGACCGGTGAAGATGGGTGAGGAGATTGGGAAGTGGCATTCATAA
- a CDS encoding DMT family transporter, with protein MFGIGLAIIAGILISLQNVFNARVSEKTGPWATTSLVLGLGLVCSLPVFYTMEDKSLFDFSGVNPVFLFSGVFGVGIVFFLMRGVTLIGPAYAISIALISQITIAFIVNTGGWFGFEPSSLSWEKLLGIGLLIGGVLVYKLEKRTEEKEEEVRESIGA; from the coding sequence ATGTTCGGAATCGGATTAGCCATCATCGCAGGTATTTTAATCAGCCTGCAAAACGTATTCAACGCACGGGTCAGTGAAAAAACCGGTCCATGGGCCACGACGAGCCTCGTTCTCGGCCTCGGTCTCGTCTGTTCACTGCCGGTCTTTTATACAATGGAAGACAAAAGCCTTTTTGACTTTAGCGGCGTCAATCCCGTGTTTCTTTTTAGCGGAGTGTTCGGCGTCGGCATCGTATTCTTCCTGATGAGGGGAGTCACGCTGATCGGCCCGGCGTATGCAATCTCCATCGCGCTTATCTCGCAAATCACCATCGCATTCATCGTCAACACGGGAGGCTGGTTCGGGTTTGAACCGTCTTCATTGTCCTGGGAGAAGCTGCTTGGGATCGGGTTGTTGATCGGTGGAGTGCTTGTTTATAAGTTGGAGAAGCGGACGGAAGAGAAAGAGGAAGAAGTACGGGAGAGCATCGGGGCGTGA
- a CDS encoding Crp/Fnr family transcriptional regulator, producing MKEIQGANPDRFITQFELDDIFPADFRKHIKIYFFEKGDVLFSTGEELDELHFLMEGKIKIFTHTPEGKLLINRFKRPLALIGDVEYSKGTAVLNSVEAVTDGLFLSVYFEDLARLEKENPAIMRFLFYTVAHKFYTESHITSMHMLYPVEVRLASYLLSISEAGEGTMFHQEMHTSNLMELAEWIGTSYRHLNRVLKKMATDDLIERVNGSITIKDLDKLSTLAKGNIYE from the coding sequence ATGAAAGAAATTCAAGGTGCAAATCCAGACCGATTTATCACTCAATTTGAGCTGGACGATATATTTCCGGCTGATTTCAGAAAACATATCAAAATCTATTTCTTTGAAAAAGGAGATGTCCTTTTTTCCACAGGGGAAGAACTCGACGAACTGCATTTCCTCATGGAAGGAAAAATCAAGATTTTCACCCATACACCGGAAGGGAAGCTGTTGATCAACCGGTTCAAGCGGCCCTTGGCCCTGATCGGGGATGTGGAGTATTCGAAGGGAACGGCAGTCCTCAATTCGGTGGAAGCCGTCACAGACGGGTTGTTCCTGTCGGTGTATTTCGAGGATTTGGCAAGGCTTGAGAAGGAGAATCCCGCCATCATGCGCTTTCTGTTTTATACGGTGGCCCATAAGTTTTACACGGAATCCCACATCACGAGTATGCACATGCTGTATCCCGTCGAAGTGCGCCTGGCAAGCTACTTACTGTCCATATCTGAAGCGGGGGAAGGGACCATGTTCCATCAGGAAATGCATACGTCAAACCTAATGGAACTCGCCGAATGGATCGGTACGAGCTACCGCCATTTAAATCGGGTACTGAAGAAAATGGCGACGGATGACCTCATCGAGAGGGTCAACGGTTCCATCACCATCAAGGATCTGGATAAACTCAGCACCCTGGCAAAGGGAAACATCTATGAATAA
- a CDS encoding DMT family transporter, whose amino-acid sequence MKGAIFALFGGLCITMQGIFNARMSDAIGGWHTTSMVHLVAFAISMTIYMNVRDGKGKSFKEVPFLYLIGGTFGVIVVFSELTAIHTIGPAAAIAILLVAQIGTAFLIESKGWFGEKKIPVTTRQVVGLTMMLAGVILFQL is encoded by the coding sequence ATGAAAGGTGCTATTTTTGCTCTGTTTGGAGGACTTTGCATTACGATGCAGGGAATTTTCAATGCACGGATGAGTGACGCGATCGGCGGGTGGCATACGACCTCGATGGTCCACCTCGTAGCGTTTGCGATTTCGATGACCATATATATGAACGTCAGGGATGGAAAAGGGAAGAGCTTCAAAGAGGTGCCGTTCCTGTACTTGATCGGAGGCACGTTCGGCGTGATCGTGGTGTTCTCGGAACTGACGGCGATCCACACGATCGGTCCCGCAGCGGCGATTGCGATCCTGCTTGTCGCACAGATCGGGACGGCCTTTCTCATCGAGTCTAAAGGATGGTTCGGGGAAAAGAAGATCCCGGTTACAACGCGGCAGGTGGTCGGACTTACGATGATGCTGGCGGGAGTCATCCTGTTTCAATTGTAG
- a CDS encoding DUF3231 family protein → MTNAFEAISAIIKNFTDEAPKPPLHVGEVMDLWTAFTAFHEAHALYQVGLNTTTDKDLKHVLENALQGSMHDTKNIEKFLLREGVPLPLVNPKKPLSEQSAVPEGVKLTDDEIANLISAKVAMSITFCAQAMSKTVRTDVGLMFFFIQINLMKFAAPLKNLMISRGWLRVPPKYNPPGSP, encoded by the coding sequence ATGACCAACGCATTCGAAGCGATTTCCGCTATCATAAAAAATTTTACAGATGAAGCGCCGAAACCGCCTCTCCATGTCGGCGAAGTGATGGATCTTTGGACGGCATTCACGGCATTTCACGAAGCCCACGCTCTTTATCAAGTGGGACTCAACACCACGACGGACAAGGATTTAAAGCATGTGCTTGAGAATGCATTGCAAGGAAGCATGCACGATACGAAGAATATAGAGAAGTTCCTTTTAAGGGAAGGGGTGCCTCTGCCCTTGGTCAATCCAAAAAAACCACTGTCCGAGCAAAGCGCCGTTCCTGAAGGGGTCAAGCTGACGGATGACGAGATCGCCAACCTCATCTCAGCCAAAGTGGCAATGTCCATCACCTTTTGTGCTCAGGCGATGTCAAAGACCGTCCGGACCGATGTGGGACTGATGTTTTTTTTCATTCAAATTAACCTGATGAAATTTGCTGCTCCGTTGAAGAACTTGATGATCTCGAGGGGATGGCTAAGGGTTCCGCCGAAGTATAATCCTCCGGGTTCACCTTAG
- a CDS encoding TetR/AcrR family transcriptional regulator — translation MSPKVSQEHKEQRRSNLLKAAREVFCEHGYENTTMKHVMERAGVSRGGLYQYFENKEDLFEALIAEEQLEVIEGSIQAMLKQQGSYWDVLLMSFLGESKEATNDMDALAPSKLEYFITGRHDESRKEHARKRFLQAYQMTVNIIEGGVTAGEFSPRFEPEVIAKGIISHIDGMAMDHAILDSETIQLKEQTEWLMGYVKWGLGVAE, via the coding sequence ATGTCACCGAAAGTCAGTCAGGAGCACAAGGAGCAACGCCGCTCTAATTTATTGAAAGCCGCACGGGAAGTCTTCTGCGAGCACGGCTATGAAAACACCACCATGAAACACGTCATGGAACGGGCCGGCGTAAGCAGGGGAGGATTGTATCAATACTTTGAAAATAAAGAGGATCTCTTTGAAGCCTTGATTGCGGAGGAGCAGTTGGAGGTCATCGAAGGAAGCATCCAGGCGATGCTAAAACAACAGGGATCGTACTGGGATGTCCTCCTCATGAGCTTCCTCGGAGAAAGCAAGGAGGCAACCAATGATATGGACGCCCTGGCCCCTTCGAAGCTTGAATACTTCATCACGGGCCGCCATGATGAAAGCAGGAAGGAACACGCGAGGAAGCGATTCCTTCAGGCGTATCAAATGACCGTCAACATCATCGAAGGAGGCGTCACGGCAGGGGAATTCTCTCCCCGGTTTGAACCTGAAGTCATCGCCAAGGGCATCATTTCCCATATCGATGGGATGGCGATGGACCATGCGATCCTGGACTCTGAGACGATCCAGTTGAAGGAGCAGACAGAGTGGTTGATGGGATATGTGAAGTGGGGATTGGGTGTTGCAGAGTAA
- a CDS encoding MFS transporter, with the protein MGSSLRKNKGFITLMTAQAISGLGDWLSIVAIITLVGLKWEATPMQMSLIILSLALPMALFGPITGTIADRMERKTLMVFSDVVRGVLILLLTLATNVWMVYGCLFLTGIFSSVFIPAKNGKLKELVADENIKGAMSLSSTIDSGTKVIGPLVSGILVSLIGTYNVFYLDSATFFLSAIFIFLLPKAVKEVKVEVEKRDGPSFKEEIKVGFSFIKKSRFLLYGLFLLGISLLILQLSDSQFIVLLRQLTDVSPNLLGYLVASAGVGMLITGIYLSKKTDYNAFVYMCVGVFGIGLGFGLMGVLTHYDLSLSMLWVPALGLMAGASAGLVFIPFQAATQEKTPVHMTGRVFGVVNSTTTTATIIGPLAGGALATVIGIIPAFIITGSLLIVLFFVSIAVRHKVEEETDVTESQSGAQGATPL; encoded by the coding sequence ATGGGATCTTCTTTACGGAAAAATAAGGGGTTCATTACGTTGATGACGGCGCAGGCGATTTCGGGGCTTGGGGACTGGTTGAGTATTGTGGCGATCATTACACTGGTTGGGTTAAAATGGGAAGCAACACCGATGCAGATGTCGTTGATCATTCTGAGTCTGGCATTGCCGATGGCTTTATTCGGACCGATCACGGGAACGATTGCGGACCGGATGGAGAGGAAGACGCTGATGGTGTTTTCCGATGTGGTGAGGGGTGTGCTGATTCTGCTCCTCACCCTGGCGACGAATGTGTGGATGGTGTACGGCTGTTTGTTCCTGACGGGGATCTTCTCTTCTGTATTCATTCCGGCGAAGAATGGGAAGTTGAAGGAGCTTGTGGCAGATGAGAACATCAAGGGTGCCATGTCTCTTTCATCCACCATCGATTCGGGCACAAAGGTCATCGGGCCCCTCGTGAGCGGGATCTTGGTGTCCCTGATCGGAACGTACAACGTCTTCTATCTGGACTCCGCCACCTTCTTCCTCTCGGCGATCTTCATCTTCCTTTTACCAAAAGCCGTGAAAGAAGTGAAAGTCGAAGTGGAGAAGAGGGACGGACCTTCCTTCAAGGAAGAGATCAAAGTCGGATTCTCGTTCATTAAGAAAAGCCGTTTCTTATTATATGGATTGTTCTTGCTGGGGATCAGCTTATTGATTCTCCAACTATCTGACTCTCAATTCATTGTCCTGCTGCGCCAGTTGACGGATGTTTCACCGAATCTCCTGGGATATCTCGTGGCAAGTGCAGGTGTCGGAATGCTGATCACAGGGATCTATCTGTCGAAAAAGACCGATTATAACGCATTCGTCTATATGTGTGTCGGGGTGTTCGGAATCGGGCTGGGATTCGGTTTGATGGGGGTCTTGACGCATTATGATCTGAGTCTGTCGATGCTGTGGGTTCCCGCTCTTGGATTGATGGCAGGAGCATCTGCCGGTCTCGTCTTCATCCCGTTCCAGGCAGCGACCCAGGAGAAAACGCCGGTTCATATGACGGGAAGGGTATTCGGGGTCGTCAACAGTACCACGACGACGGCGACGATCATCGGACCGCTCGCAGGGGGAGCCCTTGCCACCGTGATCGGGATCATCCCGGCTTTCATCATCACCGGTTCATTATTGATCGTATTATTCTTCGTATCCATTGCAGTAAGACATAAAGTAGAGGAGGAGACGGATGTCACCGAAAGTCAGTCAGGAGCACAAGGAGCAACGCCGCTCTAA
- a CDS encoding UPF0158 family protein — MPKPVNLDMLIGEMESQFEGYHYFLHKETMEVIMVSTEILSHAEDEEPIEELEDWEQIEYAQVVDILEHPSHYLDLPDSEEINEYRMMEHFCYSLDDGHAKERLISAIQGRGAFRRFKDAVDQLGKRDEWFAFRRECFKEEAKDWCEFHGLEYE, encoded by the coding sequence ATGCCTAAACCAGTAAATCTTGATATGTTGATTGGAGAAATGGAATCGCAGTTTGAGGGGTATCACTATTTTCTCCATAAAGAGACAATGGAAGTGATCATGGTGTCTACTGAGATTTTAAGCCATGCGGAAGATGAAGAACCGATAGAAGAGCTTGAGGATTGGGAACAGATTGAATATGCCCAGGTTGTAGATATTCTTGAGCACCCTTCCCACTATCTGGACCTGCCTGACAGTGAGGAAATCAATGAGTATCGCATGATGGAACATTTCTGTTATTCCCTGGATGACGGCCACGCCAAAGAACGGCTGATCTCAGCCATTCAAGGACGGGGAGCGTTTAGGAGATTCAAGGATGCGGTGGATCAGTTAGGAAAGAGGGATGAATGGTTTGCGTTCAGGAGGGAGTGTTTCAAGGAGGAAGCTAAGGATTGGTGTGAGTTTCATGGGTTGGAGTATGAATGA
- the ahpC gene encoding alkyl hydroperoxide reductase subunit C translates to MSLIGSQVVPFKAEAFKDGEFITVTDESLKGQWSIFCFYPADFTFVCPTELEDLQNNYETLKELGVEVYSVSTDTHFTHKGWHDSSEKIGKIKYAMIGDPSQRITRGFDVLNEEDGLADRGTFIIDPDGVIQAVEINAGGIGRDADILVSKIKAAQYVRNNPGEVCPAKWQEGSETLKPSLDLVGKL, encoded by the coding sequence ATGTCATTAATCGGTTCACAAGTCGTACCATTTAAAGCAGAAGCATTCAAAGACGGTGAGTTCATCACTGTTACAGACGAAAGCCTGAAAGGTCAATGGAGCATTTTCTGCTTCTACCCTGCGGACTTCACATTTGTATGCCCGACAGAGCTTGAAGACCTTCAGAATAACTATGAAACTCTTAAAGAGCTTGGCGTAGAAGTGTACTCAGTTTCTACGGACACTCACTTTACACATAAAGGCTGGCACGACAGCTCAGAAAAAATCGGTAAAATCAAATACGCAATGATCGGTGATCCGTCACAACGCATCACTCGCGGTTTCGATGTATTAAATGAAGAAGATGGTCTTGCTGACCGCGGAACATTCATCATCGACCCGGATGGCGTTATCCAGGCAGTTGAAATCAACGCTGGCGGAATCGGCCGTGATGCAGATATTCTAGTAAGCAAAATCAAAGCGGCACAATATGTGCGCAACAACCCAGGCGAAGTTTGCCCGGCTAAATGGCAGGAAGGTTCTGAAACACTTAAGCCAAGCCTTGACTTAGTTGGTAAATTATAA
- the ahpF gene encoding alkyl hydroperoxide reductase subunit F encodes MLEADIKAQLEQYLQMMEGDIVLKVSAGDDDTSKEMLALVDELSSMSSRISVEKAEQTRTPSFSVNRPGEETGITFAGIPLGHEFTSLVLALLQVSGRAPKVDQSVIDQIKSVKGEHHFETYVSLSCHNCPDVVQALNIMSVLNPNITHTMIDGAAFKEEVERKNVMAVPAVYLNAEFFNGGRTTLEEILSKIVEGPGADELSDKDPYDVLVVGGGPAGASAAIYAARKGIRTGIVAERFGGQVLDTMSIENFISVKQTEGPKLVASLEEHVKDYGIDVMNLQRAKRLEKKDLVELELENGAVLKSKSLIISTGARWRNINVPGEEKFKNKGVAYCPHCDGPLFEGKDVAVIGGGNSGIEAAIDLAGIVKHVTVLEFNSELKADDVLQKRLYSLPNVTVITNAQTQEITGTDKVNGITYTDRDTHEEKHVELQGVFVQIGLVPNTDWLGDLVERTKFGEIIVDKHGATNVPGVFAAGDCTDNAYNQIIISMGSGATASLGAFDYLIRN; translated from the coding sequence ATGCTCGAAGCAGATATTAAAGCACAATTAGAACAATACCTGCAAATGATGGAAGGCGACATCGTCCTGAAAGTCAGTGCAGGCGACGATGACACGTCGAAGGAGATGCTCGCTCTTGTAGATGAGCTCTCTTCCATGTCATCCCGCATCTCAGTGGAAAAAGCAGAACAGACAAGAACACCAAGCTTCAGCGTAAATCGTCCTGGTGAGGAGACCGGCATCACTTTTGCCGGGATTCCCCTTGGACATGAATTCACTTCCCTGGTCCTTGCCCTCCTGCAAGTGAGCGGCAGAGCGCCGAAAGTGGATCAAAGCGTCATTGACCAGATCAAGAGTGTCAAAGGTGAACACCACTTCGAGACGTATGTCAGCCTAAGCTGTCATAACTGTCCGGACGTGGTGCAGGCATTGAACATCATGAGTGTCCTGAACCCGAATATCACACATACGATGATCGACGGAGCTGCCTTCAAGGAAGAAGTGGAGCGCAAGAACGTCATGGCCGTTCCTGCTGTCTACCTGAATGCTGAATTCTTCAACGGCGGCCGTACGACTCTGGAAGAAATTCTTTCAAAAATCGTCGAAGGTCCCGGTGCGGATGAGCTATCGGATAAAGATCCGTATGACGTCCTTGTTGTCGGTGGCGGACCAGCGGGAGCAAGTGCGGCGATTTACGCGGCACGTAAAGGGATCCGTACAGGAATCGTCGCGGAACGCTTCGGAGGTCAGGTCCTTGACACGATGAGCATCGAGAACTTCATCAGCGTGAAGCAGACGGAAGGTCCGAAACTTGTGGCGAGTCTTGAAGAGCATGTGAAGGATTACGGCATCGATGTCATGAACCTACAGCGTGCCAAGCGCCTCGAGAAGAAAGATCTTGTGGAGCTTGAGCTTGAAAACGGTGCAGTACTGAAGAGTAAGAGCCTGATCATCTCAACAGGTGCTCGCTGGCGCAATATCAACGTTCCTGGTGAAGAGAAATTCAAAAACAAAGGTGTGGCGTACTGCCCTCACTGTGACGGACCACTCTTTGAAGGCAAAGATGTCGCTGTCATCGGCGGAGGAAACTCCGGTATCGAAGCAGCCATCGACCTTGCAGGAATCGTCAAGCATGTCACGGTCCTTGAGTTCAACTCTGAACTGAAAGCCGACGACGTGCTGCAGAAACGTCTTTACAGCCTGCCGAACGTGACCGTGATCACGAACGCACAAACGCAGGAAATCACCGGTACGGATAAGGTGAACGGCATTACCTACACCGACCGTGATACTCACGAAGAGAAACACGTCGAACTGCAAGGCGTATTCGTCCAAATCGGTCTCGTTCCAAACACAGACTGGCTCGGCGACCTTGTAGAACGTACAAAATTCGGTGAAATCATCGTAGACAAACACGGTGCCACCAACGTCCCTGGCGTATTCGCCGCAGGAGACTGCACAGACAACGCCTACAACCAAATCATCATCTCCATGGGATCAGGAGCCACCGCCTCACTCGGCGCGTTTGACTATCTGATTCGTAACTAA